A window of Streptomyces sp. NBC_01689 genomic DNA:
GCGTCCGACGGAGGCCGCGGCCGTACAGCCGTACCACCGCGCGGACTTGACGGGCTGCCCGGAGTTCTCGGGCCACGCGGGCTACACGGGTTTCACGGACTTCAACGAGGAGGTGCCACCGTGACGGAGGCAGCGGAGACAGCGGAGAGCCGGACCGTCATCAGGGGCGGCGACGCGGCCGACCGGGCGCGCGAGGCGGTCGTCGAGGCGGCCCTCGGCAGGCTCGACCTGGACACCAAGGCGCGACTGCTCTCGGGGCAGGACATGTGGTCGCTGCCCGAAGTCCCCGAGATCGGACTGCGCTCCCTCGTCATGTCCGACGGCCCGATCGGCGTGCGGGGCGTGCGCTGGACCGCCGACGACCCGTCCGTCGCCCTGCCCTCGCCGACCGCGCTCGCCGCCACCTGGGACCCCGGCCTGGCCCACCGCGCCGGCGTCCTCCTCGCCCAGGAGGCCCGCCGCAAGCACGTCCACGTGCTGCTCGCGCCGACCGTCAACCTGCACCGCTCACCGCTCGGCGGACGCCACTTCGAGGCGTACAGCGAGGACCCGTACCTGACCGGACGCATCGGTACCAGCTACGTACGGGGCGTGCAGTCCGGCGGCGTCGGCACCACCGTCAAACACTTCGTGGCCAACGACGCCGAGACCGACCGCTTCACGGTCGACAACCGCATCTCCGGACGCGCCCTGCGCGAGCTCTATCTCGCCCCCTTCGAGGCGATCGTCGCCGACGCCCGCCCCTGGGGCATCATGACCGCCTACAACTCGGTCAACGGCACCACGATGACCGAGCACCACCGTCTCGTGAACGGGATCCTGCGCGGCGAGTGGGGCTTCGACGGCTTCAACGTCTCCGACTGGACGGCCGCCCGCTCGACCGTGGGCGCGATCGAGGGCGGCCTCGACGTCGCCATGCCCGGTCCCGGGACCGTGTACGGCGAGGCGCTCGCCGCCGCCGTCCGCGCGGGCCGGACCGAGGAGGCGAGGGTCGACGAAGCCGTCCGCAACGTCCTGCGGCTCGCCGCCCGCGTCGGCATCCTGGCGGGCGCCGAACCGGCCGTCACCGAGCTGCCGAAGCCGGTGGACGGAGAGTCCCTGGCCCGCGAGATCGCCCGCCGGTCCTTCGTCCTCGTACGCAACGAGAACGCGGCGCTGCCGCTGCGCCCCGGCACGGTGGCGCTGAGCGGAGCCGCCGCCCGCGACGCCCGGGTCCTCGGCGGCGGCTCCGCCACCGTCTTCCCCGCCCACGTCGTGTCGCCGCTCGACGGACTCACCGCCGCGCTCCCCGAGGGCAGCCTGACCTACGCGGTCGGAGCCGACCCGAACGAGGAACTCGCCCCCGCCGACAAGGGGTTCGTACTCCGCGCGGAGTGCCGCGACCGGGCCGGCCGGGTGATCGGCAGCGGCTCCGCGCCCAACGGCCACCTCCAGTGGATGGGCGACGACCTGCCCGAGGGCGTCACCCACGACACCCTGCACACCGTGGACCTGCGGGGCACCTTCACCCCGCGGGTGACCGGCACGCACGTCCTCGGCATCAAGGGCCTCGGCGCGTTCACCCTCACCGTCGGCGGTACGGTCCACTTCGAGGGCACCCAGCTCCCCACCGAGGACAGCCCGTTCACGGCGTTCTTCGGCGCCCCCGAGGAGCGCGCCCGGGTCGATCTCACCGCCGGCGAGACCTACGAGGTGTCCCTGCGCCAGGTGGTCGTCCACCCCGAGGGCGCGCCCCTGCGGATGGTCGGCTTCACCCTCGTCCACCAGGAACCGCGGCGCGATCCCGACGAGCTGATCGCCGAGGCGGCCGAGGCGGCCCGCGCAGCGGACACCGCCGTCGTGGTGGTCGCCACCACCGAGCGCGTCGAGTCCGAGGGCTTCGACCGCGAGAACCTCCGGCTCCCCGGACGCCAGGACGACCTGGTGCGCGCCGTCGCCGCCGCCAACCCGAACACCGTCGTCGTCGTCAACTCCGGCTCCCCGGTGGAACTCCCGTGGCGCGAGGAGGTCGCCGCCGTGCTGCTCACCTGGTTCCCCGGGCAGGAGGGCGGCAGCGCCCTCGCGGACGTCCTCACGGGCGCCCACGAGCCCGGCGGCAGGCTGCCCACCACCTGGGGACCGCTCGCGGACGCCCCCGTCACCCAGGTGGTCCCCGTCGACGGGGAACTCGCCTACAGCGAAGGTGTCTTCATCGGACACCGGGCCTGGGAGAGGGCGGGCAGGACCCCCACGTACCCGTTCGGGCACGGCCTGGGCTACACCGACTGGGCGTACGAGGCGGTCGTACCGTCCACCGGTCGCGGCGAGGGCGGCGCGGACAGTGCCGCGTCGGTGACGGTCCGCGTCCGCAACTGCGGCGCACGTCCCGGCCGCGAGGTCGTCCAGCTCTATCTGACGCCGGTCGAGGCGGACGGCGAGCGCCCGGTCCACGGGCTCGCCGCCTTCGCCGCCGTGGAGGCCGGGCCGGGCGAGAGCGCCGAGGCCGTGCTCGACATCCCCCGCCGGGCCTTCGAGATCTGGGACGAGGACGCGGGCGCATGGGTGTTTGTGAAGGGTTCGTACGAGGTTGCCGCCGGCCGCTCGATCACCGACCGCCGGGTCGTGGCGACGATTAACGTCTGACCCGGGACGAGCCCCTCCCGAGCAGCCCCGGTCCGGAACCTGACCTCCGGACCGGGGCTCGTCGGTTCCCGGCCGCCCAGGCCGCCCCAGATGTCCCGGACATCCCTGACGGTCCCGAACCGCTCAGGCGCCCGCGTCCCCCGGGCGCGCGTTCCTCAGGAGCGCACCCCGAACCCGTACACCGTCTCCGAGCGGTACGTCTCGCCCGGTTGCAGCCGGGTGCTCGGGAACTCCGGCCGGTTGGGGGAGTCGGGATAGTGCTGCGTCTCCAGCGCGATCCCGTCGCCGGGCGCGAACGGGTCGCCCAGGTGGTCCCCGGTGTAGAGCTGGATGCCGGGCTCGGTGGTCGCGACCGTCAGCACCCGCCCGGAGGACGGGTCGTGGAGCTCCGCGATCCCGACCGCGTCCGCCGTCGTCCCCTTGTCCAGCACGAAGTTGTGGTCGTACCCGGCCCCCGTCCCGCGCGCCGTCCGGAAGTCGAAGCGCGTGCCGTCCACCGACTCCAGCGGACCGGTGGGAATCAGGTCCGCGTCCACCGGCGTCAACCGTGAGGCGGCCAGCCGGAGTTCATGCCCGCCCGCGTTCCCCGAACCGGCCAGGTTCCAGTACGAGTGGTTCGTCAGGTTCACCACCGTCGGCGCGTCGGTGACCGCCTCGTACGTGATGCGCAGGGCGCCCGCCGCGTCCAGCGCGTAAATCACCGTGACCTCCAGGCGGCCCGGGAACCCCTCCTCGCCGTGCGGCGAGACCCGGGTGAGCCGCAGCCCGTGCCCCACCGGCTCCGCGTCCCACACCCGCTTGTCGAAACCGCGCTCCCCGCCGTGCAGGGAGTTCGGGGCGTTGTTCTGCGCGAGGTGGTAGGTGACACCGTCGAGCGGGAAACGGCCGCCGGCGATCCGGTTGGCGTACCGCCCGACCAGCGCCCCGAGATAGGGGTCCGGGTGCGCGAGATACCCGTCGAGGCCGGGGAAGCCCAGCACCACGTCCGCGCGGTGCCCGTCCCGGTCGGGGATCTCGACCGACTGGACGATCCCCCCGTACGTCAGGATCCGCACCCGCACCCCGGCACGCTCCAGCGTCCAGCGGTGGACCGGGCTGCCGTCGGGAAGGGTGCCGAAGAGTTCGCTGTCCATGATCGGAAGCCTAGGCCAACGACCTGTGCGCACCACCCCGGGCGGCCCGGCCGCGCACGTCCCGGCACGCCCGTCCACCGGGCAGGACGACAGTCCTCAGCCCGCCGGCCGCCGGGCCGTCACCACCCGGTAGGCCAGCTCCGCGAGCCGGGCCTGACCGTCCTTGCTGGGATGGAACCAGTCCCAGTGGCTCAGCTGGTCCGTGCCGAAGCGGAAGCCGAAGACCGCGCCGCCGTCGAAACGGCAGCGCGGGTCCTTGGCGCACACGTCCCCGAGCACCGCGTTGTACTGCTCCACCCGGTCCTGCACCTTCGCCCGCCGCAGCGTCGCCCGGGTGCCGAGGGAGTCCGCGTCGGCCAGCATCGAGGGGCAGATGCCCAGCTTCCAGATCTGCCGGCCCAGCGCGTTGCCGCGCCCCTCGGACCACAGCCGCTTCAGGTCCGGCACGCTCGACACGTACACCTGGGTGCGCGGCAGCTCCTCGCGCAGGGTCGCCATCGCGTCCTGGAAGTCCGCGCGGAAGTCGGCGACCGAGGTCATCGCCGACACCGAGGAGCGGCAGGCGTCGTTGGCACCCACCATCACGGTCACCAGCTCCGGCTCGCGGGCGACGGCCCGCGCCATCTGCCCCGGCAGGTCCGCCATCCGCGCACCGGTCACGGCGTAGTTCCAGCTGCGCTCGGCGGCCCCCTCCCGTCCGAGCAGCCGCACGGCCAGACTGCGGACCCCGGTGTCGGTACCGGTCGCCCAGGAGACCTCGGGGCAGTCGGACAGCACCGTGCAGGCGTCGAAGCCCCGGGTGATGGAGTCCCCGACGGCGGCCACCGAGCGGGGACTGCGGTTCCACAGGGGCGCCGGCTTCGCGGACGTACGGCTCCCGGCGCTGCCGTGCGAGGAGGGGGAGCCGCCACCGGAGCCGTCGCACCCGGCGACACCCAGCAGGGCCGCCGCGACCACGGCGAGGACCGCGCGCGGACGGTGGCTGCGGATGCGCATCCCCTGCTCCCCTCGTTCGTTGAACATGTCTGGTCAGCACCTGACCGACACGGTCGGCCGACATCCCGCGGTACACGATCGGTCGCGCCGCGTCCCCTCGGGTGAAACCTCAAGGTTTATGGGCGCTGGGACCGACGGTACGTCACACTCCTCGCGCCGCCGCACGGTAGCCTCGCCACGTGGCCGCCCTGCCACTGCCGTTCCGCTAAGTTACAAGATGTCTCGCTCTGCCCGGAGGCCCCAGTGACGACACGTGGAGTTCTCTACGTGCACTCCGCGCCCCGCGCGCTGTGCCCGCACGTCGAGTGGGCGGTCGCGGGCGTCCTCGGTACGCGCGTCAACCTCGACTGGATCCGGCAGCCCGCGGCGCCGGGCACCTGGAGATCCGAGTTCTCCTGGAAGGGCGAGGTGGGCACCGCCTCCAAACTCGCCTCCGCGCTGCGCGGCTGGCAGATGCTGCGCTTCGAGGTGACCGCCGAGCCCTGCGCCACGGCCGAGGGCGAGCGCTACAGCTGCACCCCCGAACTCGGCATCTTCCACGCCGTCACCGGAATCCACGGCGACATCCTGATCCCCGAGGACCGGCTGCGCGCCGCGCTCCTGCGCTCCCAGCGCGGCGAGACCGACCTGGAGGCCGACCTCGCCAAGCTCCTGGGCAAGCCCTGGGACGACGAACTGGAGTCCTTCCGGTACGCGGGCGAGGGCGCCCCGGTCCGCTGGCTCCACCAGGTGGTCTGACCCGATGAGGGCGTGACGGGAGGCCGTCGGGGACGCGGCGAACCGCGCGCCCGGCCCGTACGACCCCGCCCCCGGCGAACAGGGCGGACGAGACGAACAGACGGCTGTGGCCCGGACTCCGCCAGGGAGTCCGGGCCACGCGCCGTTCAGTGCGGCTACGGCCGGTTTCAGACCGTACGGAACGCCAGCACCACGTTGTGCCCGCCGAACCCGAACGAGTCGTTCAGTGCGGCGATGCGGCCCTCGACGGGCAGCTTGCGGGCCTCCCCGCGCACGATGTCGGCGTTCTCCTCGGCCTCGGGGTCGAGGTTGTCGACGTTGATGGTCGGCGGAGCGATCCGGTGGTACAGCGCCAGCACCGACGCCACCGACTCCACACCCCCGGCGCCGCCGAGGAGGTGACCGGTCATCGACTTGGTCGCGGAGACCGCCATGTGGTCGGCGTCGTCACCGAAGACCTTGCGCAGCGCCTTCAGTTCCGCCACGTCGCCGGCGGGCGTCGAGGTCGCGTGCGCGTTCACGTGCACGATCTCGGCCGGGTCCAGGTCGGTGTTGTCCAGCAGGTTCCGCAGGGCCTGCGAGATTCCGCGGCCCTCCGGCTCCGGCTGCACGATGTCGTGGCCGTCGGCGGAGATGCCCTGGCCGACCGCCTCGGCGTAGACCCGGGCACCGCGCTGGGCGGCGTGCTCGGCGGACTCCAGGATCAGGACGCCGGCGCCCTCGCCCAGCACGAAGCCGTCGCGTGCGACGTCGTAGGGCCGCGAGGCGCCCTGCGGGTCGTCGTTGTTCTTGGACATCGCCATCATGTTGCCGAAGGCGGCGATGGGCAGTGGGTGGATGGCCGCCTCGGTACCGCCGGCGACGACGACGTCGGCGCGTCCGGTGCGGATCATCTCGATGGCGTAGCCGATGGCCTCGGCGCCCGACGCACAGGCGGAGACCGGGGTGTGCACGCCGGCGCGGGCGCCCACGAGCAGGCCCACGTTGGCCGACGGGCCGTTCGGCATGAGCATGGGGACGGTGTGCGGGGAGACGCGGCGGACGCCCTTCTCCTTCAGCACGTCGTACTGGTCGAGCAGGGTCGTCACGCCGCCGATGCCGGAGGCGATGACGGTGCCGAGGCGGTCCGGGTCGATGGCCGGGTCGTCGCCGGCCCGGTCGGTGAAGCCGGCGTCCGCCCAGGCCTCCTTGGCCGCGATCAGCGCGAACTGCGCCGAGCGGTCGAGACGGCGGGCCTGCGGGCGGGGGATGACCTCGCCCGGTTCCACGGCGATCTGCGCCGCGATACGGACCGCCTGTTCGGCGGCCCATTCCTGCTCCAGGGGGCGGACACCGGACTTGCCGGCGACCAGGCCCTCCCAGGTAGAGGCTGCGTCGCCACCCAGCGGTGTGGTTGCGCCGATACCGGTGACGACCACGGTGCGATTGGTCGAGCTCACGGGAATTCTTTCTCCAACGGATACGAGGATTCAGCGGCGCCACCGCCGGGTGGCGGGGCAACGGGCTGATCGATGGACCGGGCCGGGCCCGGTCCGCGGATCAGGCCTGGTTCTTGAGGATGTAGTCGGTCGCGTCGCCGACGGTCTTGAGGTTCTTGACGTCGTCGTCCGGGATCTTGACGTCGAAGCGCTCTTCGGCGGCGACGACGACCTCGACCATGGACAGCGAGTCGACGTCCAGGTCGTCGGTGAAGGACTTGTCCAGCTGGACGTCCTCGGTGGGGATCCCGGCGATCTCGTTCACGATCTCGGCGAGACCTTCGACGATCTCTTCCTGAGTGGCGGCCATGTCAGGCGCTCCTTCGGTATGTATCCAGAGGGTGTGGCGGTACTCCGGCCGGAGTGGTCCGGACGGTGTGCCTAGGGGAGGGTAACGACCGTGGCGGCGTACACGAGACCCGCCCCGAATCCGATGACGAGCGCGGTGTCGCCGCTCTTCGCCTCACCGGTCGCCAGGAGCCGCTCCATCGCGAGCGGGATCGAGGCGGCCGAGGTGTTGCCGGTGGTGCGTACGTCCCGGGCGACCGTGACGTGCTCCGGCAGTTTCAGCGTCTTCACCATCGAGTCGATGATCCGCTCGTTGGCCTGGTGCGGGATGAAGACATCCAGGTCGTCCGGGCTGATCCCGGCCGCGTCCAGCGCCTGCTGGGCGACCTTCGCCATCTCGAACACGGCCCAGCGGAACACCGCCTGGCCCTCCTGCGTGATCGCAGGGAACTTGATCTCGCCCTTGGAGTCGAGCGGGAGGGTGGAGACGTCGCCGACGTGGAAGCGGTCCCACGGGACGGTCTGCTTGATGGTGCCGGCCTTGTCGCCCTCGCTGCCCCACACCGTGGGGCCGATGTGCGGCTCCTGGGAGGGGCCGACGACGACCGCGCCCGCGCCGTCACCGAACAGGAAGGCCGTCGCACGGTCCTCCAGGTCGGTCAGGTCGGACAGCCGCTCCACGCCGATGACCAGGACGTACTCCGCGGAACCCTCGACGACCATGCCCTTGGCGAGGGTCAGGCCGTAACCGAAGCCCGCGCAGCCGGCCGAGATGTCGAAGGCGGCGGCCTTGTCCGTGCCGAGCTTGTCGGCGATCTCGGTGGCGATGGCCGGGGTCTGGCTGAAGTGGGACACGGTGGAGACGACCACGGCGCCGATCTGGTCGGCGTTGATCCCGGCGTCGGCGATGGCCTTGCCGGACGCCTCGATCGACATCGCGGCGACGGTCTCCTCGTCGGAGGCCCAGTGCCGGGTCTCGATGCCGGAACGCGAGCGGATCCACTCGTCGGAGGAGTCGATCGTCTCGAGGATCACCTCGTTGGGCACGACCCGGACGGGACGGTAGCCGCCCACGCCCAGGATCCGCGCGTACGGAGCGCCCTTGCTGGGCTTGATCTTCGACATGCTCTCGGGCTCCTTGTCAGGCGCTGTGCTCGGCGAGGAGCTCGCGAGCCGCGTCGAGGTCGTCTGGGGTCTTCAGCGCCAGGGTCTTCACACCGGGCAGCGCGCGCTTGGCGAGGCCGGTGAGCGTGCCGCCCGGGCACACCTCGATCAGCGCCGTCGCGCCGAGCTCCTGGAAGGTCTCCATGCACAGGTCCCAGCGGACCGGGTTGGCCACCTGGCCGACCAGCCGCTTCAGGACGTCGTCGCCGGACTTGACGGCCTGGCCGTCCTTGTTGGAGACGTAGGTGACGCGCGGGTCCGCGGGGGCGAGGTCCTCGGCGGCCTGCGCGAGCGCCTCGACGGCGGGAGCCATGTGGTGCGTGTGGAACGCGCCGGCGACCTTCAGGGGCACCACGCGGCGTACCCCGTCGGGCTTGTCCGTCTCCAGGGCGGCCAGCTGCTCCAGCGTGCCGGCGGCCACGATCTGGCCCGCGCCGTTCACGTTCGCGGGGGTCAGCCCGAGCTTCTCCAGGTGCGGGACCGTCGTCTCCGGGTCACCGCCGAGCAGCGCCGACATACCGGTCCGCGTCACGGCGGCCGCCTCGGCCATCGCGAGGCCGCGGGTGCGTACGAGCGTCAGCGCGGCGGTGTCGTCGAGCACGCCCGCGAACGCGGCGGCGGTGATCTCACCGACGCTGTGTCCGGCGACGGCACCGAGCGCGAGGTCGGCGACGTCGCCGAGGGCCGCGGCGGAGAGGAGTCCGGCGGCGACCAGAAGGGGCTGGGCGACCGCCGTGTCCCGGATCGCGTCCGCGTCGGCCTGCGTGCCGTAGTGGGCAAGGTCGAGACCGATGGCGTCCGACCACGCGGCGAGGCGGTCGGCGGCACCGGGGAGATCGAGCCAGGGGGTCAGGAAGCCGGGCGTCTGGGCGCCCTGGCCGGGAGCGACGAGTACGAGCACTCTCACACTCTCTCTTGTGGACGGCCGAAGCCGCCCGTGGGGACAGGGACGAAGAACACGAAGGGGAATTGTAGAGCTTCGACAAATGCCTACGTCTGGAGATCTCCATCGGCCAGACGCCCCAGGATGAGCGCGATCCGCAGGGTGAAGGCGGATCGTACATCCGAGGGTGACCAACCGGTGACGTCAGTCACACGTCGTAGCCGGTAGCGCACGGTGTTGGGGTGAACGAAGAGCATGCGCGCCGCGCCTTCGAGGCTGCTCGCCTGTTCCAGATAGACACTGAGGGTTTCGAGCAGCGCGGAGCCGGCTTCCTCCAGTGGTCTGTAGATCTCCTCCACCAGCTGCTCACGGGCCGACGGATCTCCGGCGATCGCGCGTTCCGGCAGCAGATCGTCGGCGAGGACCGGGCGCGGGGCGTCCTGCCAGGCGAAACACGCCTTCAGGCCGGCCGCGGCGGCCTGCGCCGAGCGGGTCGCCGCGAGCAGGTCCGGCACGATCGGCCCGGCGACGACGGGTCCGGCGGCGTACGGGCCGATCAGCGATTTGGCGACGCCGAGCGGGTTGTCGCTGCCGCCCGCGATCACCACGAGCCGGTCCCCGAGCACGCCGGTCAGCACCTGC
This region includes:
- a CDS encoding ketoacyl-ACP synthase III produces the protein MSKIKPSKGAPYARILGVGGYRPVRVVPNEVILETIDSSDEWIRSRSGIETRHWASDEETVAAMSIEASGKAIADAGINADQIGAVVVSTVSHFSQTPAIATEIADKLGTDKAAAFDISAGCAGFGYGLTLAKGMVVEGSAEYVLVIGVERLSDLTDLEDRATAFLFGDGAGAVVVGPSQEPHIGPTVWGSEGDKAGTIKQTVPWDRFHVGDVSTLPLDSKGEIKFPAITQEGQAVFRWAVFEMAKVAQQALDAAGISPDDLDVFIPHQANERIIDSMVKTLKLPEHVTVARDVRTTGNTSAASIPLAMERLLATGEAKSGDTALVIGFGAGLVYAATVVTLP
- a CDS encoding DUF3145 domain-containing protein, with the protein product MTTRGVLYVHSAPRALCPHVEWAVAGVLGTRVNLDWIRQPAAPGTWRSEFSWKGEVGTASKLASALRGWQMLRFEVTAEPCATAEGERYSCTPELGIFHAVTGIHGDILIPEDRLRAALLRSQRGETDLEADLAKLLGKPWDDELESFRYAGEGAPVRWLHQVV
- a CDS encoding ACP S-malonyltransferase, coding for MLVLVAPGQGAQTPGFLTPWLDLPGAADRLAAWSDAIGLDLAHYGTQADADAIRDTAVAQPLLVAAGLLSAAALGDVADLALGAVAGHSVGEITAAAFAGVLDDTAALTLVRTRGLAMAEAAAVTRTGMSALLGGDPETTVPHLEKLGLTPANVNGAGQIVAAGTLEQLAALETDKPDGVRRVVPLKVAGAFHTHHMAPAVEALAQAAEDLAPADPRVTYVSNKDGQAVKSGDDVLKRLVGQVANPVRWDLCMETFQELGATALIEVCPGGTLTGLAKRALPGVKTLALKTPDDLDAARELLAEHSA
- the fabF gene encoding beta-ketoacyl-ACP synthase II translates to MSSTNRTVVVTGIGATTPLGGDAASTWEGLVAGKSGVRPLEQEWAAEQAVRIAAQIAVEPGEVIPRPQARRLDRSAQFALIAAKEAWADAGFTDRAGDDPAIDPDRLGTVIASGIGGVTTLLDQYDVLKEKGVRRVSPHTVPMLMPNGPSANVGLLVGARAGVHTPVSACASGAEAIGYAIEMIRTGRADVVVAGGTEAAIHPLPIAAFGNMMAMSKNNDDPQGASRPYDVARDGFVLGEGAGVLILESAEHAAQRGARVYAEAVGQGISADGHDIVQPEPEGRGISQALRNLLDNTDLDPAEIVHVNAHATSTPAGDVAELKALRKVFGDDADHMAVSATKSMTGHLLGGAGGVESVASVLALYHRIAPPTINVDNLDPEAEENADIVRGEARKLPVEGRIAALNDSFGFGGHNVVLAFRTV
- a CDS encoding SGNH/GDSL hydrolase family protein, whose amino-acid sequence is MRIRSHRPRAVLAVVAAALLGVAGCDGSGGGSPSSHGSAGSRTSAKPAPLWNRSPRSVAAVGDSITRGFDACTVLSDCPEVSWATGTDTGVRSLAVRLLGREGAAERSWNYAVTGARMADLPGQMARAVAREPELVTVMVGANDACRSSVSAMTSVADFRADFQDAMATLREELPRTQVYVSSVPDLKRLWSEGRGNALGRQIWKLGICPSMLADADSLGTRATLRRAKVQDRVEQYNAVLGDVCAKDPRCRFDGGAVFGFRFGTDQLSHWDWFHPSKDGQARLAELAYRVVTARRPAG
- a CDS encoding acyl carrier protein, giving the protein MAATQEEIVEGLAEIVNEIAGIPTEDVQLDKSFTDDLDVDSLSMVEVVVAAEERFDVKIPDDDVKNLKTVGDATDYILKNQA
- a CDS encoding beta-glucosidase family protein, with protein sequence MTEAAETAESRTVIRGGDAADRAREAVVEAALGRLDLDTKARLLSGQDMWSLPEVPEIGLRSLVMSDGPIGVRGVRWTADDPSVALPSPTALAATWDPGLAHRAGVLLAQEARRKHVHVLLAPTVNLHRSPLGGRHFEAYSEDPYLTGRIGTSYVRGVQSGGVGTTVKHFVANDAETDRFTVDNRISGRALRELYLAPFEAIVADARPWGIMTAYNSVNGTTMTEHHRLVNGILRGEWGFDGFNVSDWTAARSTVGAIEGGLDVAMPGPGTVYGEALAAAVRAGRTEEARVDEAVRNVLRLAARVGILAGAEPAVTELPKPVDGESLAREIARRSFVLVRNENAALPLRPGTVALSGAAARDARVLGGGSATVFPAHVVSPLDGLTAALPEGSLTYAVGADPNEELAPADKGFVLRAECRDRAGRVIGSGSAPNGHLQWMGDDLPEGVTHDTLHTVDLRGTFTPRVTGTHVLGIKGLGAFTLTVGGTVHFEGTQLPTEDSPFTAFFGAPEERARVDLTAGETYEVSLRQVVVHPEGAPLRMVGFTLVHQEPRRDPDELIAEAAEAARAADTAVVVVATTERVESEGFDRENLRLPGRQDDLVRAVAAANPNTVVVVNSGSPVELPWREEVAAVLLTWFPGQEGGSALADVLTGAHEPGGRLPTTWGPLADAPVTQVVPVDGELAYSEGVFIGHRAWERAGRTPTYPFGHGLGYTDWAYEAVVPSTGRGEGGADSAASVTVRVRNCGARPGREVVQLYLTPVEADGERPVHGLAAFAAVEAGPGESAEAVLDIPRRAFEIWDEDAGAWVFVKGSYEVAAGRSITDRRVVATINV
- a CDS encoding aldose epimerase family protein, producing the protein MDSELFGTLPDGSPVHRWTLERAGVRVRILTYGGIVQSVEIPDRDGHRADVVLGFPGLDGYLAHPDPYLGALVGRYANRIAGGRFPLDGVTYHLAQNNAPNSLHGGERGFDKRVWDAEPVGHGLRLTRVSPHGEEGFPGRLEVTVIYALDAAGALRITYEAVTDAPTVVNLTNHSYWNLAGSGNAGGHELRLAASRLTPVDADLIPTGPLESVDGTRFDFRTARGTGAGYDHNFVLDKGTTADAVGIAELHDPSSGRVLTVATTEPGIQLYTGDHLGDPFAPGDGIALETQHYPDSPNRPEFPSTRLQPGETYRSETVYGFGVRS